Genomic DNA from Streptomyces sp. PCS3-D2:
GGTGTCCCGGACGGTGCGGTGGCCGCGAAGGTCCATGGCGCCGGGAGGTGCCACCGGGAGGTGCCACCGGGAGGTGCCACCGGGAGGCGCCGCTACGAGGCGTCCTGGGGCGCCGGAGGGAACAGCACGGGTATCGCCGAGACCAGGTGCGCGGCTCGGTCCAGGGCGCTGGCCAGCAGCGCGAGGTCGGTCGGGCCGTTGCCCAGTTCGCGCACCGGCCGGCGGGCCGGCGGATCGCCCATCCGCTCCCACTCCACCGGCACCACCGTCGGTCGCAGGGTCGCCGTCCGGGGGATCCGCCCGGTGACCCGGCCTGCCTGGAAGGGGACCGTGCGGCCGTCCCCGAAGCGCAGCACGCCGCGGCCGGGCCCCGGCTGGTCCGGGCCTTCCAGCTCCACCCGCAGGGCCGCCGTCCGGGCCGGGCCGGTGTCGGCCGTGCGGTCCGGTCGGGAGGTGCTCGCGACCAGGTGCACGCCGAGCCGGGCACCGTCACGGGCCACCGCCTCCAGCGCCCGCACCACCGAGCCGGCGGCGGGCCGGCCGGCACTGCCCAGCCCGGGCGCGACCAGCGCGTCGAGGTCGTCGACCAGCACCACCAGGCGGGGCAGCGGGCTCGGCCCGACCGGTTCCGTACGGGTCGCCGCGGCGCGCAGCCGGAGCGTCCCCGTCCGTACCGCCTCGCCGGGGCCCGGCGAGGCGGGTGCGGAGCCGCCGTCGCCGCGGACCTCGCCCGGGGCGGGCCGGCGGGGCGCGACCATCCGGCCCGACACCTCGCGCTGCGCGTGCCATTCGGCGAAGGGGACGCCGTCCAGCAGCTCGGCCCGCCGCTTGAGCTCCGCGCCCAGTGCCTGGGCGAACTCCCGCATGCGCAGCGGATCGGAGGCGACCAGGTGCGCGGAGACGTGCGGGAGTTCGGTGCAGGGCAGCAGCCCGTCCCCGCGCTCGCCGCCCGCCCCGTCGAGGAGGACCAGCCCGAGCCGGTCCGGGCGGGCGCCCGCGGCCAGTGACGCGGCCACCGACCGCAGGAGCTCGGTCCGCCCGCTCCCGGCGGGCCCCTCCACGATCAGGTGCGGGCCGTCGTGGACCAGCTCGGTGCCGACGGGGCCGCGCCGCCCGCTGCCGAGCACGATCTCGGCGAGGCCGCCCTGGCCCTGGCCCTGGTCGGTGGCGGCCGCCCAGCGGGCCATCAGGGAGGCCGGGGTGGCCCGGGCCAGTCCCAGCTCGTCCAGCAGCCGGGCCGTGGCGGGCAGCGTCGCGGCCGTGGGACGGCCCGGTCCGCAGGCCCCGCCGTCGGTGGGCCGCAGGGGGGCCAGGGCCCGGGCGAACCGCTCGGCCCAGGCGGTGGAGACGGCGTCGGAGACGGCCGTGCTGCCGGACGGAACGGGATGGCCGCCCCGGACCGCGAAGGTCTGCACGGCCGTGGCCACGTCCCCGCTGAGCAGGGCGACCGCGCCGCAGTCCCGGAACGCGGGGGTGGCCGCGCAGGCGGCCTCGTAGGTGTCGTGGACCGGCGAGGCGGGGGTGGCGGCCGGAGCCTCGGCGAGCACCAGCACGTGGATCCCGGCGGCCGGGCCGTGCGAGGCGAGCCGGCCGGTGATGTCGCGCAGCGCGCCGGTGCCGGGGTCGCCGTCGAGGACGAGGAGCGTGTACGGACCCGCGTAGGCGTCGGCCGCCTCCCGGACCTGCTCGGGAGAGGTACTCGCCCAGTGCGCGCCGAGCGGACCGTCGTCGAGCCGCCGGGTCAGCTCCGCCGTGCGGGCGGCGGCCTGGTCGCGGTCGTACGCGAGGAGCAGGCGGCAGTCCTGGCCGTGCGCGGGCCGTACGTGGGGCAGCCAGCCCAGCCAGCCCCAGTCGCGCCGCCGGTCGGCGAGCGGGCGGACCCGGTCGGCGCAGACCAGCACGATCTCCAGCTGCCCCGGTGCGTGCAGTCCCGCGAGCTGTGCGACCACCCAGCGGGCGGCCCCGGACAGCCGGGCCCGCGGGCCCGCCAGGCCGAGGGCGCCGACGGCGGGCAGCGACAGCCGGTTCCCGGCGCCGAGCCCGACCTCCAGCAGCGCGGAGCCACCGGCCCGCCCGGACGTACGCGACCACAGGCGGCCGGTGGGCCCCATCGCGGCCAGCAGCAGCGCGGCCGGGTCGTCGGGGTGCGGCGCGGCGGCTGCGACGACCGCCTCCGCGATGTCCTCCGCGATGTCCTCCCCGCGCACCCACCGGCGGGCCCACGCGCCGAGGCCCCGGCGGCGGCCGGATCCGGGCCGGGCCCCGTCCGGACCGGCCGCGCCGGGGCCTCCGGGGGAGGCGGGCGTGTCCGGACGGGCGGCTCCGGCCGCGCCGGTCGGTCCGTAAGGCCCGGTGGTCTCCGGGGCGGTCCCGGAGGCGCCCGGTGTCGTACGGGGGGCGGTGGCCGGGGCGTGCAGGCCGCGCGGCCCGTGCGGGTCGTACTCCTCCGGCCCGGCCGGGCCGCGGGCGCCCGCCGCGCTCCCGGGGGCGTCGGGGAAGGCGCCCGTGGGGCCCTCGGAGCCGCCGGAGCCGCCGGAGCTCGCGGGGGCCGCGAGCGCCAGGTGGCCTTCCTGGTCGGGGGTCACCGCCAGCGCGGGCGCGCTCGCGGGCGCCAGCCGCAGGGTGGACTCGCCGACCCGCAGCAGGGCTCCGGGGGGCAGGGCGACCGGCTGGAGCCCGACCGGGGAGCCGTCGACGGCGGTGCCGTTGGTGGAGCCGAGGTCGGCCACGGCGACCCGGCCGCCGCCGATCACCGTCACCGCGCAGTGCATCCGGGACACGTCGGGGTCGTCCAGCGGAACGTCGGCGTCGGCGGACCGTCCGACGCGGATCTGCCCGCCGTGCAGCAGGTGCACGCCGCCCGCGTCGGGTCCGGCCACGACGTGCAGCTGGGGTGTGCCGAGGCCGTCCTCGGGCAGTACGTCCGGCATCGGCGCGTTCACTGCCAGCACCGCGCCGTCCACCAGCGGCGGCTCGCCCAGCACCCGCCGCTGGAGGTCGAGGCGCTCGGAGCCCGCGTACAGCACGACCGTGCCCCCGGTGTCGGGGCCGCCGACGGTGGCCGCGAGCCCGGAGGCGACCGCGGCCAGCGCGGTGCCGGCGGGCGCGGTGACGAGCACGTCACAGCTCGCGGGGGCGGTCGCGGTCTGGTGGCCGCTGCGCGACCCGAGGACGGTCAGCCGGATCTGCATCGCCGTCAGCGGTCCCTTCTGCGCGGTGCGCCGGTGTGTGCGCCCGGCAGGGGACCCGCGACACGCGTGCCGATCGCCCCCCGCCCGGCACGGACGCGTCGTCCGGTCAGGTCTGCCCGGAAGGCGGGGCTCCCGTCCCGTGCCGTCCGTACGGGTGCATCCTCGCACCTGTCGCGGACAACACGCCCGGCACCCGGCAATAAATGATCTTGATCTGTCGCGGGTCGGACCGTGGTCCGGCCGAATCCGAACCACGAGCGGGTGAAAGAGGGGAAAATCGCCTCCGGCATACCCCGAAAACGTCACCCTCCGTACATATGTGCGGCAACCAACCTCCGGGGACCGGCGTCTTCCGGGGGGACACCCCCTAGAGTGGGCCGGAAAACCATTCGACGGATCGACCACAGCAGACGACAGCAGGGGAGCGCGAGACGTGCGGCCAGTCGGCAGCAAGTACCTGCTCGAGGAGCCGCTCGGGCGCGGCGCCACGGGCACTGTCTGGCGTGCCCGCCAGAGGGAGGCCGCCGGCGCGGAGGCGGCGGTCGCGGGACAGCCCGGTGAGACCGTGGCCATCAAGGTCCTCAAGGAGGAGCTGGCCCAGGACGCCGACATCGTCATGCGCTTCCTGCGGGAGCGCTCCGTCCTGCTGCGCCTGACCCACCCCAACATCGTCCGCACCCGCGACCTCGTGGTCGAGGGCGACCTCCTCGCCCTGGTCATGGACCTGATCGACGGCCCGGACCTGCACCGGTACCTGCGCGAGAACGGCCCCTTCACGCCCGTCGCCGCGAGCCTGCTGACCGCCCAGATCGCCGACGCGCTCGCCGCCAGCCACACCGACGGCGTGGTGCACCGCGACCTCAAGCCCGCCAACGTGCTGCTCGACGAGCGCGGCGGGCAGATGCGGCCGATGCTCACCGACTTCGGCATCGCCCGGCTCGCGGATTCCCCGGGACTGACCCGTACGCACGAGTTCGTCGGTACCCCGGCCTACGTCGCCCCCGAGTCCGCCGAGGGTCGCCCGCAGACCTCCGCCGTCGACGTCTACGGCGCCGGCATCCTCCTCTACGAGCTGCTCACCGGCCGCCCGCCGTTCGCCGGGGGCACCGCGCTCGAAGTGCTCCACCGCCACCTCAGCGAGGAGCCGCAGCGCCCCTCGACCGTGCCCGAGCCGCTGTGGACGGTCATCGAGCGCTGCCTGCGCAAGGAGCCGAACGAGCGCCCCAGCGCCGTGAGCCTGGCCCGCGGCCTGCGCGTGGTCGCCGCCGGTATCGGCGTGCACTCCACGGCTGCCGAGGTGGAGGCCGCGCTCGGGGTGGGAGCCCTGCTCGCGCCCGACCCCTCGCCGGCCCCGGTCCCCGAGACCCCGGGCGCCGCGGACCCCACCCAGGTGCTGCCGTCCGGGGCGGCCTCCCCGGCGGGCGCGTACGACCCGGAGGCCATGACCGGCGTCCTGCCGCCGGTCGGCGCCGCCGACGCCACCTCGGTGCTGCCCACCGGGGCTCCCCGGCCCGGGGGGCCGGGGCAGACGGCCGGCCCCGGCGCCGACCCGACCTCGGTCATGCCACCAGTGCAGCAGCCCGACGCGCCGCACCCGTGGCAGTCGCAGATGCGGGCCGCCCGGGACCGCAACGAGCAGACGCAGATGCAGTACCTCGACCCCCAGGACGACCCGCTGCGCCGCCGCCCGCAGCGCCAGGCGCCCCCGCCGCACCGACCCCAGCAGCCGCCGCAGTACCGACAGGGCCCGCCGCAGCAGCAACAGCAGTATCAGCAGCCGCAGCAGCCCCAATACCGCCAGCCGCAGCAGCCTCCACAGCAGCAGTACGCGCCGCCGCCCCCGCCGCCGCAGCACTACCAGCCGCAGCAGCGTCAGCCCCAGCAGTACCAGCAGCCCCCGCAGCAGCCGCAGTACCGGCAGCCGCAGCAGCCCCAGCAGGCCCCGCCGCAGCCCCCGGCCCCCCGGGAGCCGCGCGAGCCGCGCCGCCGCAGCGCCAACCCGGTGCGCATCCCCGGCCTCGGCTGCCTCAAGGGCTGCCTGGTGCTGATCCTGGTGTTCTTCGTGGCGGGCTGGCTGGTCTGGGAGCTGACCCCGCTCCAGGAGTGGGTCGGCACCGGCCGGGGATGGTGGGACCAGGTGTGGACCTGGGGCACCGACGTCGTGGACTGGGTCGCCGGCATCGGTGACGCGGCGGGCTCCTCGGGTTCCTCCGGCTCCGGCAGCCCCTGAGGCGGGGCCCCGGCGGCGACCTCGTGGATTTGTCGACATCCAAGGCGTGATTTCGCCCCCTGATGTGAAGGTCGTCGCGAATCGGGCCCCCTGCTGGCCTTCGAAGCCCGCCGGGCCGCGTAGCTTTGGGGCGTACGCCAGCCACTGAGGGAGCAGTCGTGGCACGGAAAATCGGCAGCCGGTACACGGCGCACCAGATCCTGGGGCGCGGCAGCGCGGGCACGGTGTGGCTGGGCGAGGGGCCCGACGGCCCCGTCGCCGTCAAACTCCTGCGCGAGGACCTCGCGTCCGACCAGGAACTGGTCGGACGCTTCGTCCAGGAGCGCAGCGCCCTGCTCGGCCTGGAGCATCCGCACGTCGTCTCCGTCCGCGACCTCGTCGTGGACGGCAACGACCTCGCCCTCGTCATGGACCTCGTACGCGGCACGGACCTGCGCACGCGGCTCGACCGCGAGCGCAGGCTGGCCCCCGAGGCGGCCGTGGCGATCGTCGCCGACGTGGCCGACGCGCTGGCCGCGGCGCACGCGGCGGGAGTCGTCCACCGCGACGTCAAGCCGGAGAACGTCCTGCTCGACATGCAGGGCGCGCTCGGCCCCGGCGGCTCGCACCCCGCCCTGCTGACCGACTTCGGCGTCGCGAAGCTGATCGACTCCCCCCGGCGGGCCGCAGCGGGCAGGTCCAACGCCCCGGCGACCCGCATCATCGGCACTCCGGACTACCTCGCCCCGGAGATCGTGGAGGGCCTGCCCCCGCGCGCGGCCGTGGACATATACGCCCTGGCCACCGTCCTGTACGAGCTGCTGGCCGGGTTCACACCCTTCGGCGGCGGCCACCCGGGCGCGGTACTGCGCCGGCACGTGACGGAGACCGTCGTCCCGCTCCCGGGCATCCCCGACGAGCTGTGGCAGCTGGTCGTGCAGTGCCTGGCCAAGGCCCCGGCCTCGCGCCTGCGGGCCTCGGAGCTGTCGG
This window encodes:
- a CDS encoding serine/threonine-protein kinase, whose translation is MARKIGSRYTAHQILGRGSAGTVWLGEGPDGPVAVKLLREDLASDQELVGRFVQERSALLGLEHPHVVSVRDLVVDGNDLALVMDLVRGTDLRTRLDRERRLAPEAAVAIVADVADALAAAHAAGVVHRDVKPENVLLDMQGALGPGGSHPALLTDFGVAKLIDSPRRAAAGRSNAPATRIIGTPDYLAPEIVEGLPPRAAVDIYALATVLYELLAGFTPFGGGHPGAVLRRHVTETVVPLPGIPDELWQLVVQCLAKAPASRLRASELSARLRDLLPMLAGMPPLDVDEPDDAEPEPAVPEEPSTDPVRRRGVVPLVPGSATDSNRDTHTSMRVPGPDELAGGALGTARVPRPAGGHRPGSARHRAEAARKRRLTLSAVAVALAAALGLGGWLAFSGGDEPQPRQDNKQSVPRVP
- a CDS encoding FHA domain-containing protein, whose protein sequence is MQIRLTVLGSRSGHQTATAPASCDVLVTAPAGTALAAVASGLAATVGGPDTGGTVVLYAGSERLDLQRRVLGEPPLVDGAVLAVNAPMPDVLPEDGLGTPQLHVVAGPDAGGVHLLHGGQIRVGRSADADVPLDDPDVSRMHCAVTVIGGGRVAVADLGSTNGTAVDGSPVGLQPVALPPGALLRVGESTLRLAPASAPALAVTPDQEGHLALAAPASSGGSGGSEGPTGAFPDAPGSAAGARGPAGPEEYDPHGPRGLHAPATAPRTTPGASGTAPETTGPYGPTGAAGAARPDTPASPGGPGAAGPDGARPGSGRRRGLGAWARRWVRGEDIAEDIAEAVVAAAAPHPDDPAALLLAAMGPTGRLWSRTSGRAGGSALLEVGLGAGNRLSLPAVGALGLAGPRARLSGAARWVVAQLAGLHAPGQLEIVLVCADRVRPLADRRRDWGWLGWLPHVRPAHGQDCRLLLAYDRDQAAARTAELTRRLDDGPLGAHWASTSPEQVREAADAYAGPYTLLVLDGDPGTGALRDITGRLASHGPAAGIHVLVLAEAPAATPASPVHDTYEAACAATPAFRDCGAVALLSGDVATAVQTFAVRGGHPVPSGSTAVSDAVSTAWAERFARALAPLRPTDGGACGPGRPTAATLPATARLLDELGLARATPASLMARWAAATDQGQGQGGLAEIVLGSGRRGPVGTELVHDGPHLIVEGPAGSGRTELLRSVAASLAAGARPDRLGLVLLDGAGGERGDGLLPCTELPHVSAHLVASDPLRMREFAQALGAELKRRAELLDGVPFAEWHAQREVSGRMVAPRRPAPGEVRGDGGSAPASPGPGEAVRTGTLRLRAAATRTEPVGPSPLPRLVVLVDDLDALVAPGLGSAGRPAAGSVVRALEAVARDGARLGVHLVASTSRPDRTADTGPARTAALRVELEGPDQPGPGRGVLRFGDGRTVPFQAGRVTGRIPRTATLRPTVVPVEWERMGDPPARRPVRELGNGPTDLALLASALDRAAHLVSAIPVLFPPAPQDAS
- a CDS encoding serine/threonine-protein kinase, which gives rise to MRPVGSKYLLEEPLGRGATGTVWRARQREAAGAEAAVAGQPGETVAIKVLKEELAQDADIVMRFLRERSVLLRLTHPNIVRTRDLVVEGDLLALVMDLIDGPDLHRYLRENGPFTPVAASLLTAQIADALAASHTDGVVHRDLKPANVLLDERGGQMRPMLTDFGIARLADSPGLTRTHEFVGTPAYVAPESAEGRPQTSAVDVYGAGILLYELLTGRPPFAGGTALEVLHRHLSEEPQRPSTVPEPLWTVIERCLRKEPNERPSAVSLARGLRVVAAGIGVHSTAAEVEAALGVGALLAPDPSPAPVPETPGAADPTQVLPSGAASPAGAYDPEAMTGVLPPVGAADATSVLPTGAPRPGGPGQTAGPGADPTSVMPPVQQPDAPHPWQSQMRAARDRNEQTQMQYLDPQDDPLRRRPQRQAPPPHRPQQPPQYRQGPPQQQQQYQQPQQPQYRQPQQPPQQQYAPPPPPPQHYQPQQRQPQQYQQPPQQPQYRQPQQPQQAPPQPPAPREPREPRRRSANPVRIPGLGCLKGCLVLILVFFVAGWLVWELTPLQEWVGTGRGWWDQVWTWGTDVVDWVAGIGDAAGSSGSSGSGSP